The following coding sequences lie in one Chitinophagaceae bacterium genomic window:
- a CDS encoding OsmC family protein, whose product MKRSSNAVWNGTGKEGSGTMTSESKVLNNASYSWRTRFQDVEGTSPEELIAAAHAGCFSMKLSFVLGVAGFTPESIETTSTISLEGGAITGSHLQVKAKVPGITAEKFQECAEDAKTNCPVSKALSVPISVEATLLS is encoded by the coding sequence ATGAAAAGATCAAGCAACGCCGTTTGGAACGGCACAGGGAAAGAAGGTAGCGGAACCATGACTTCGGAAAGTAAAGTGCTCAACAATGCCAGCTATTCCTGGAGAACACGTTTCCAGGATGTAGAAGGAACAAGTCCTGAAGAATTGATTGCTGCAGCCCATGCCGGTTGCTTTTCCATGAAACTTAGCTTCGTGCTTGGAGTAGCTGGATTTACGCCGGAATCTATTGAGACCACTTCCACCATTAGTCTTGAAGGTGGAGCAATTACCGGTTCACACCTGCAAGTAAAAGCTAAAGTCCCGGGTATTACCGCTGAAAAATTCCAGGAATGTGCGGAAGATGCAAAAACGAATTGCCCGGTTTCCAAAGCGCTGAGCGTACCAATCAGTGTGGAAGCAACTTTGTTAAGCTGA
- the recA gene encoding recombinase RecA encodes MATANQEKLKALKLTMEKIDKTYGKGTIMKLGDTMIEPVEVISTGSLGLDLALGVGGLPKGRVIEIYGPESSGKTTLAIHAIAQSQRKGGIAAFIDAEHAFDKLYAQKLGVDVENLLISQPDNGEQALEIADNLIRSGAIDILVIDSVAALVPRSEIEGEMGDSKMGLHARLMSQALRKLTGTINKTGCCCIFINQLREKIGVMFGNPETTTGGNALKFYASVRLDIRRLGQIKDGDVVMGNHVKVKVVKNKVAPPFRFAEFDIMYGEGISKAGEIIDMGVDLNIVQKSGSWFSYDGNKLGQGRDAVRQLLIDNPELSEEIEKKVREKVMVAEHVMPVEKEEED; translated from the coding sequence ATGGCAACTGCAAACCAGGAGAAGCTGAAAGCCCTTAAGCTTACCATGGAAAAAATCGACAAGACATATGGCAAGGGCACCATTATGAAATTAGGCGATACAATGATTGAACCTGTGGAAGTGATTTCGACGGGATCTTTAGGATTAGACCTTGCACTCGGCGTTGGCGGACTTCCGAAAGGCCGCGTAATAGAAATCTATGGCCCGGAATCATCCGGTAAAACCACGTTGGCTATTCATGCCATCGCACAATCACAACGGAAAGGCGGCATCGCAGCCTTTATTGATGCGGAACATGCTTTTGATAAGTTGTATGCACAGAAACTGGGCGTGGACGTAGAGAATCTCCTGATCTCGCAACCAGACAATGGTGAACAAGCGCTTGAAATTGCTGATAACCTGATTCGCTCCGGTGCAATAGACATTCTCGTTATTGACTCTGTGGCCGCACTGGTCCCCAGAAGTGAGATTGAAGGGGAAATGGGTGATTCCAAAATGGGACTACATGCACGGTTGATGTCGCAGGCATTGCGGAAATTAACAGGCACCATCAACAAAACCGGATGCTGCTGTATCTTCATTAATCAGCTCCGCGAAAAGATCGGTGTGATGTTCGGAAATCCCGAAACAACCACCGGTGGTAACGCATTGAAGTTTTACGCTTCTGTTCGTTTGGATATACGCCGTTTGGGGCAGATTAAAGACGGCGATGTGGTAATGGGCAATCACGTAAAAGTGAAAGTGGTGAAGAACAAAGTAGCACCACCTTTCCGCTTTGCTGAATTTGACATCATGTATGGAGAAGGTATCTCCAAAGCCGGCGAAATCATTGACATGGGTGTTGATCTGAACATCGTTCAGAAGAGTGGTTCGTGGTTCAGTTACGATGGTAACAAACTCGGACAAGGTCGTGATGCGGTAAGACAACTGTTGATTGATAACCCTGAACTCTCTGAAGAAATTGAAAAGAAGGTAAGAGAAAAAGTGATGGTTGCGGAGCATGTGATGCCGGTGGAGAAGGAGGAAGAGGATTGA
- a CDS encoding DUF4293 family protein — MLLYIIFFLGGLLMIQLEHHFFQHFDLFEFRLGVVLPIAGIAFNILARNGIKKDEALLRSMDRLR, encoded by the coding sequence ATCCTGCTGTACATCATTTTTTTCCTGGGTGGCTTGCTCATGATTCAGCTCGAACACCATTTCTTCCAACATTTTGATTTGTTTGAATTCCGGTTGGGTGTGGTTTTACCTATTGCAGGCATCGCCTTCAATATCCTGGCACGTAATGGTATTAAAAAAGATGAAGCATTGCTGCGATCGATGGACAGGTTGAGGTAA
- a CDS encoding DUF4293 family protein, which yields MIQRIQTLYLFLSLICALLLYLFPIWQTTAESIDGGMQVIGAGTHLLLLPIPVLMAISHLVAIFSFKHRKDRSNFVPAISCCTSFFSWVACS from the coding sequence ATGATCCAACGCATCCAGACGCTTTACCTTTTTCTTTCCCTGATTTGTGCTTTGCTTCTTTACCTGTTCCCCATCTGGCAAACAACTGCTGAAAGCATCGATGGCGGAATGCAGGTGATTGGTGCCGGAACACATTTGCTGTTACTGCCAATTCCGGTGCTAATGGCGATATCACACCTGGTGGCCATTTTTTCGTTTAAGCACAGAAAAGACAGAAGCAATTTTGTACCGGCAATATCCTGCTGTACATCATTTTTTTCCTGGGTGGCTTGCTCATGA
- the truA gene encoding tRNA pseudouridine(38-40) synthase TruA translates to MVSRYLLEISYKGTVYSGWQVQKNTSNTIQQVVNEKLSVLLHEQVMVTASGRTDAGVHAFQNFAHFDLEKSLPEHFLRRLNFLLPVDIAVRNVFSVPGNFNARFAAISRTYEYLICYDKNPFLTDFTSFYPYPELSAEKLNEAADFLATQNDFAAFSKKRTQVKTTLCAIQSARWELEATQNLLRFRITADRFLRGMVRGLVATSIRYAREKLTMDQLSQLIESRQPHKTDFSAPAQGLTLLEVKYPDGLLVNIDD, encoded by the coding sequence GTGGTTTCCCGCTACCTTCTTGAAATCTCTTACAAAGGCACTGTTTACAGTGGCTGGCAAGTGCAGAAAAATACTTCCAACACTATTCAGCAGGTGGTGAATGAAAAGTTGTCGGTATTGCTGCATGAACAAGTGATGGTAACAGCCTCAGGACGCACGGATGCAGGTGTACATGCATTTCAGAATTTCGCCCATTTTGATCTGGAGAAATCATTACCCGAACATTTTCTACGGAGATTGAATTTTTTGTTGCCGGTAGATATTGCAGTACGAAATGTTTTTTCCGTACCCGGAAATTTCAACGCACGTTTTGCTGCTATCAGCCGCACTTATGAATACTTGATTTGTTATGATAAAAATCCATTCCTCACCGATTTTACTTCGTTTTATCCGTACCCGGAATTGTCAGCGGAAAAACTGAATGAAGCCGCTGATTTTCTTGCAACGCAAAATGACTTCGCTGCTTTCAGTAAAAAAAGAACGCAGGTAAAAACAACTTTATGTGCGATACAATCAGCACGATGGGAACTGGAAGCAACACAAAATCTTTTGCGTTTCCGTATCACAGCAGATCGTTTTTTACGTGGAATGGTACGTGGCCTTGTTGCTACTTCCATCCGTTATGCCCGTGAAAAATTAACGATGGATCAATTGTCACAACTCATCGAAAGCCGTCAGCCACACAAAACAGATTTTTCAGCACCGGCACAAGGTCTTACATTGCTGGAAGTGAAATATCCGGATGGATTGCTTGTGAATATTGATGACTGA